The following coding sequences are from one Rhipicephalus microplus isolate Deutch F79 chromosome 3, USDA_Rmic, whole genome shotgun sequence window:
- the LOC119185244 gene encoding uncharacterized protein LOC119185244 isoform X4, with translation MWDCKIVSKHERSGPLSSTALQESSSLVDVRSRPHSCSQCTYVTLDKSAMNRHLQKHMGEPAFQCHLCPAAFICSSKLVLHVGTHTRERPFSCAQCKASFQQEEDLVKHICTHAGERAFSCVDCKASFKQKGHLMNHIRTHTGERPFSCLDCNASFSRKYELKAHMHSHTGDLPFSCAHCDASFARKYYLVRHIGTHTGKRPFSCAHCNASFRMKSQLVEHIRTHTGERPFRCVHCNRSFMTKRRLIDHTRTHTGDRPFSCVHCKASFKQQGHLVKHIRIHTGERPFSCVHCDAAFKQKWHLVKHLRTHTR, from the exons atgtgggaCTGCAAAATAGTATCCAAGCATGAACGTTCAG GACCCTTGTCTTCTACGGCCCTGCAGGAGTCTTCTTCATTGGTGGATGTACGAAGTCGACCGCATTCCTGCTCACAGTGCACCTATGTGACCCTGGACAAGTCAGCTATGAATAGGCACCTTCAGAAACATATGGGCGAGCCTGCCTTCCAGTGCCACTTGTGTCCAGCTGCATTCATTTGCAGTTCCAAGCTGGTATTGCATGTGGGCACTCACACAAGAGAGCGTCCATTCTCTTGTGCACAGTGCAAAGCATCCTTTCAGCAGGAAGAGGACCTCGTAAAACACATCTGCACTCACGCAGGAGAGCGTGCCTTTTCCTGTGTAGACTGTAAAGCATCCTTTAAGCAGAAAGGCCACCTCATGAATCACAtccgcactcacacaggagagcgtcccttttcttgTTTAGACTGTAACGCATCGTTTTCTCGCAAATACGAGCTTAAGGCGCATATGCACTCTCACACAGGAGATCTTCCCTTCTCTTGTGCCCACTGCGATGCATCCTTTGCACGAAAATACTACCTTGTGAGGCACATCGGCACCCACACAGGAAAGCGTCCTTTTTCATGTGCCCACTGCAATGCATCATTTAGAATGAAAAGCCAGCTCGTAGAACACATCCGCACACatacaggagagcgtccctttcgGTGTGTCCACTGCAATAGATCGTTTATGACTAAACGCCGTCTCATTGACCATacacgcactcacacaggagaccGTCCCTTTTCTTGTGTACACTGCAAAGCATCCTTTAAGCAACAAGGGCACCTCGTGAAACACATCCgcattcacacaggagagcggcccttttcctgtgtccactgcgaTGCCGCGTTTAAGCAAAAATGGCACCTCGTGAAACACCTCCGCACTCACACCAGGTAG
- the LOC142802661 gene encoding uncharacterized protein LOC142802661, with amino-acid sequence MMLAVVSGDENAAVRPPVWTRRGNIASDYISVSYGLWLRHCWFVCPEKLLDFLAYEVGNRVLWMLILALTRSLFCLGATKATLRKISTSEDIKTPSLQTSDAVCPTVKFGCLQALLYERSPEGGDQMESVKDSTYSWEVPQK; translated from the exons ATGATGCTGGCGGTGGTGTCTGGGGATGAAAATGCGGCCGTGCGGCCTCCTGTGTGGACGCGGCGGGGGAACATTGCATCTGACTACATCAGCGTAAGCTATGGCTTGTGGCTCAGGCATTGCTGGTTCGTGTGTCCGGAGAAATTGCTGGATTTCCTGGCGTACGAAGTCGGCAATCGGGTCCTGTGGATGCT AATACTTGCCCTAACACGAAGTTTATTTTGTTTAGGGGCCACCAAAGCAACTCTGAGGAAAATATCCACATCTGAAG ACATTAAGACACCAAGTTTGCAAACGAGTGATGCAGTGTGTCCCACTGTCAAGTTCGGTTGTCTTCAAGCCCTACTGTATG AGCGAAGTCCAGAGGGTGGTGATCAGATGGAGAGTGTAAAAGACAGCACCTATTCTTGGGAAGTACCTCAGAAGTAA